A genomic segment from Corylus avellana chromosome ca5, CavTom2PMs-1.0 encodes:
- the LOC132182149 gene encoding uncharacterized protein LOC132182149, translating to MDAIAADHEHKRGSSKNLRVHFDVPSKEVEIEPPVSNHQKTSGSSSSSPSSSSSSPSSSPASSMDVAVVDQTVVNGPAFESEKDNGLEMEGLASPSVSDPSPVWSNQSGSGAQSPSIQLMGRPAGYDPNRIPSSIFSSKSTTPMEWSVASNESLFSIHIGNSSFSRDHFIMFNNRSGEIPRSDELMMASAPGPLPRLPPSEPDKTKTADVATEAANETNNAVWKGSPKDDHKGRATPVEDVGYYNTVSYRSDESNASTRSFHFPFFAGDSGINSPAALDLEMQYPPRQQQLQQQQQHQSSKPARAYWYHDNYCILLGLVLRTLVISNQP from the exons ATGGATGCCATTGCCGCCGATCATGAACATAAGAGAGGGAGTAGTAAGAATTTAAGGGTGCATTTTGATGTTCCCTCTAAAGAAGTTGAAATTGAACCCCCCGTTAGTAATCATCAAAAAACTTCAggttcgtcttcttcttctccttcttcttcttcttcttctccttcttcatcACCAGCTTCTTCGATGGATGTAGCTGTTGTTGATCAGACGGTCGTTAACGGCCCTGCTTTTGAATCTGAAAAAGATAACGGCCTTGAGATGGAAGGACTGGCATCACCGTCTGTTTCCGATCCCTCCCCTGTTTGGAGCAATCAAAGTGGGTCGGGTGCCCAATCTCCTTCAATTCAGCTGATGGGGCGGCCGGCAGGCTACGATCCGAATCGAATCCCAtcttcaatattttcttccaaatcCACAACGCCTATGGAATGGAGCGTCGCTTCGAATGAATCGTTGTTCAGTATTCACATCGGAAATAGCAGCTTCTCAAGAGATCATTTTATTATGTTCAATAATAGATCTGGAGAGATACCGAGGTCGGATGAATTGATGATGGCTTCTGCTCCGGGCCCCCTCCCCCGTCTTCCTCCATCAGAACCCGATAAAACCAAGACTGCCGATGTGGCAACAGAAGCAGCAAACGAAACCAATAATGCCGTTTGGAAGGGATCTCCAAAAGATGATCACAAGGGAAGAGCTACTCCGGTTGAGGATGTCGGATACTACAATACTGTCTCTTACCGATCCGATGAGAGCAATGCCAGCACCCGCTCCTTTCATTTTCCATT TTTTGCAGGAGATAGTGGAATAAATAGCCCTGCGGCGCTGGACTTGGAAATGCAGTACCCACCACGGCAGCAGCAgctgcagcagcagcagcagcatcaGAGCTCAAAGCCTGCTAGAGCCTATTG GTATCATGACAACTACTGCATCCTGCTTGGTCTGGTTTTGAGAACATTGGTAATAAGCAACCAACCATAA
- the LOC132182568 gene encoding protein CHLORORESPIRATORY REDUCTION 7, chloroplastic-like, with product MLKVTGKLVPVEGALEKKLFSNGVQNPNCKEARHHSPSPLMLSRSADVNVYWSSSVHLKLPQKSSNSRNALKVYAMRRRTPRGTAETYVLFEPGQDEIFVSEEELKAKLQNWLENWPGEALPPDLARFETIDDAVSHLIRSVCELEIDGNVGSIQWYQVRLE from the exons ATGTTGAAAGTCACAGGCAAACTGGTTCCTGTGGAGGGAGCTTTGGAGAAAAAGCTGTTCAGCAATGGAGTTCAGAACCCCAACT GTAAAGAAGCAAGACACCATAGTCCAAGTCCATTGATGCTGTCAAGATCAGCAGATGTAAATGTGTATTGGAGTTCTTCAGTCCATCTCAAACTGCCTCAAAAGTCAAGCAACAGCAGAAATGCATTAAAG GTTTATGCAATGAGGAGACGGACACCTCGGGGGACTGCAGAAACCTATGTACTATTCGAACCGGGGCAGGATGAGATATTTGTTTCGGAGGAAGAGCTAAAAGCTAAGCTGCAAAATTGGCTGGAAAACTGGCCAGGCGAGGCCCTTCCTCCAGACCTTGCTAGATTTGAAACCATTGATGACGCCGTTTCGCACCTCATAAGATCTGTTTGTGAGCTTGAAATTGATGGCAATGTCGGTTCAATCCAATGGTACCAAGTCCGCTTGGAGTGA
- the LOC132182569 gene encoding uncharacterized protein LOC132182569: protein MENVLTMPPKNPMQPENTVIDSKTPPQNPQNDQNDRNSGNELRKPTTPDRLKVPKALKYPERYRSPTDSMMSPVTKGLLARSRKGSVLLPPSLNQTKIQDLRAQDVGLFEG, encoded by the exons ATGGAGAACGTGCTCACTATGCCTCCCAAGAACCCAATGCAACCAGAAAACACTGTAATCGACAGCAAAACACCGCCCCAGAATCcacaaaatgaccaaaatgatCGAAACTCCGGCAATGAGTTACGCAAACCTACAACCCCGGACCGCCTTAAAGTCCCCAAGGCATTGAAATACCCCGAAAG GTATAGAAGCCCAACGGATTCGATGATGTCCCCGGTTACAAAAGGCCTTCTTGCCAGAAGCAGAAAGGGTAGCGTGCTTTTACCACCTAGTTTAAATCAGACCAAG ATTCAGGATTTGCGTGCTCAGGATGTGGGTCTTTTTGAAGGCTAA
- the LOC132180907 gene encoding serine carboxypeptidase-like 25 produces the protein MVMEKRQIFVSMVFVLLVGLVGANEEEEADRILQLPGQPQVSFQQFSGYVTVNQVVGRSLFYWLTEAVHNPLSKPLVVWLNGGPGCSSVAYGASEEIGPFRINRTASGLHLNKFSWNTVANLLFLETPAGVGFSYSNRSSDLFDTGDRRTARDSLEFLIRWLDRFPRYKQREVYLTGESYAGHYVPQLAREIMTYNKHSNHPINLKGFMVGNAVTDNYYDNLGTVTYWWSHAMISDKTYRQLINTCDFRRQKESDECESLYSYAMDQEFGNIDQYNIYAPPCNNSDGSAATRQTMRLPHRPHPIFRRFSGYDPCTEKYAEIYYNRPDVQKALHANITKIPYKWTACSEVLNRNWNDTEASILPIYREMIASGLRIWVFSGDVDSVVPVTATRYSLAQLKLETKIPWYPWYVKKQVGGWTEVYEGLTFATVRGAGHEVPLFKPRVALELFKAFLRGLPLSKS, from the exons ATGGTCATGGAGAAAAGACAGATCTTTGTTTCCATGGTCTTTGTTTTGCTTGTTGGGCTGGTTGGtgcaaatgaagaagaagaagccgaCAGGATATTGCAACTTCCTGGGCAGCCTCAGGTCTCTTTCCAGCAGTTCTCAGGCTATGTCACTGTTAATCAAGTTGTTGGCAGATCCCTCTTTTACTGGCTTACTGAGGCTGTCCATAATCCCCTATCCAAGCCCTTGGTTGTGTGGCTTAATGGAG GCCCTGGTTGCTCCTCTGTGGCATATGGTGCGTCTGAAGAAATAGGGCCATTTAGAATAAACAGGACAGCCTCGGGGCTGCACCTCAACAAGTTCTCATGGAACACTGTGGCCAACCTCCTGTTCTTGGAAACTCCGGCAGGCGTGGGCTTCTCTTACAGCAACCGGTCGTCGGATCTCTTCGACACTGGTGATCGCCGCACTG CCAGGGACTCCCTGGAGTTCTTAATAAGATGGTTGGATCGTTTCCCACGCTACAAGCAGAGAGAAGTCTATCTCACCGGAGAGAGCTATGCAGGCCATTATGTTCCTCAGCTGGCCAGAGAAATTATGACCTACAATAAACATTCGAACCACCCAATAAATCTTAAAGGATTTATG GTTGGCAATGCAGTGACGGACAACTATTATGATAATCTAGGGACAGTGACATATTGGTGGAGCCATGCCATGATTTCCGATAAAACATACCGGCAGCTCATCAACACATGTGATTTCAGGCGACAGAAGGAGTCAGACGAATGTGAGTCATTGTATAGTTATGCCATGGATCAAGAATTTGGTAACATTGATCAATACAATATTTATGCTCCCCCTTGCAACAATTCTGATGGTAGCGCCGCCACCCGCCAGACCATGCGATTGCCTCATCGACCCCATCCG ATTTTCCGGCGATTTTCCGGCTATGATCCTTGTACAGAAAAGTATGCTGAGATTTACTACAATAGGCCAGATGTGCAGAAAGCACTCCATGCCAACATAACTAAAATTCCTTATAAATGGACTGCTTGCAG TGAGGTTTTGAATCGAAATTGGAACGACACAGAAGCATCCATTCTTCCAATTTACAGGGAAATGATAGCTAGTGGTTTGAGAATCTGGGTATTCAG TGGAGATGTCGACTCTGTGGTTCCAGTTACAGCCACTAGATATTCCCTTGCACAGCTGAAATTAGAAACCAAAATTCCATGGTACCCTTGGTATGTTAAGAAGCAG GTGGGAGGGTGGACAGAGGTATATGAAGGGCTAACATTTGCAACAGTGAGAGGAGCAGGCCATGAAGTTCCACTTTTCAAGCCCAGAGTAGCCCTTGAGCTATTCAAGGCATTTCTCAGAGGGCTGCCTCTTTCAAAgtcttga
- the LOC132180699 gene encoding LRR receptor-like serine/threonine-protein kinase RPK2, producing MGSSSSSSSVIKWHSFHRPMSPVLLLKLFLLLWAFYLSQSGVVFADSDKSVLLQWKTSVSDPSGLLSSWDSGSSDHCSWFGVSCDSNSSVVSLNVTGSGREGNSCSDFAKFPLYGFGIRRNCLNSRGKLFGKLLPVIAELSELRILSLPFNGFDGEFPGEIWAMEKLEVLDLEGNSVTGSVPVQFVGLRNLRVLNLGFNRIVGEIPSSLSNCVSLEILNLAGNNLNGTVPGFVGGLRGVYLPFNRLTGQVPREIGENCPKLEHLDLSDNVLVGGIPRSLGNCDKLQSLLLYSNLLEEAIPAELGQLQKLQVLDVSRNSLSDQIPSELGKCSELSVLVLSNLFDPHPRVNDTNGDSSPEQGGPMNDDFNYFQGTIPVEITMLPKLRVLWAPRATLEGTFPSSWGACENLEMINLAQNFFTGEFPEGLSHCKKLHFLDISSNRLTGELVDGLPVPCMTVFDVSGNALSGQIPKFYESTCPPDPSSNGSLPERGSGPSSLYLSFFTSKAQAGYPQSLGEDGGLAVFHNFRHNNFTGTIQSMPIAAERLGKQTVYTFLAGENRLTGPFPGTLFEKCEVLDALIVNVSYNQIYGQIPAEFGTRCKSLKFFDASANQITGPIPPSFGELVSLVALNLSWNLLHGQIPSNLSEIRDLKHLSLAGNNLTGFIPSSLGQLQYLEELDLSSNSLTGEIPKDLENLKHLTVLLLNNNNLSGQIPAGLAHVTTLSAFNVSFNNLSGSLPLNGNLMKCSSALGNPYLQSCSMSLASQSSDSQGADSNSNSDTATTPSQGSRNNGFNSIEIASITSASAIVSVLLALIVLFFYTRKWNPKSKVTGSVRKEVTVFTDIGVPLTFDNVVRATANFNASNCIGNGGFGATYKAEISPGVLVAIKRLAVGRFQGVQQFHAEIKTLGRLRHPNLVTLIGYHASETEMFLIYNYLPGGNLEKFIQERSTRAVDWRILHKIALDIARALAYLHDQCVPRVLHRDVKPSNILLDDDFNAYLSDFGLARLLGTSETHATTGVAGTFGYVAPEYAMTCRVSDKADVYSYGVVLLELLSDKKALDPSFSSYGNGFNIVAWACMLLRQGRAKEFFTAGLWDAGPHDDLVEVLHLAVVCTVDSLSTRPTMKQVVRRLKQLQPPSC from the coding sequence ATgggttcctcttcttcttcctcttcagtgATCAAATGGCACTCTTTTCACAGACCCATGTCTCCTGTGCTCCTACTGAAGCTCTTCTTGCTGTTGTGGGCCTTCTATCTTTCTCAAAGTGGAGTCGTTTTTGCCGATTCGGACAAATCGGTGCTCCTCCAGTGGAAGACCTCGGTCTCAGACCCCTCAGGCTTGCTCTCGAGCTGGGACTCTGGAAGTTCCGATCACTGCTCGTGGTTCGGCGTCTCCTGCGACTCGAATTCCAGCGTCGTTTCGCTAAACGTGACCGGGAGTGGCCGAGAAGGTAATTCGTGTTCCGATTTCGCAAAATTTCCGCTTTATGGGTTTGGGATTAGGAGGAACTGTTTGAATAGTAGAGGAAAGTTGTTTGGGAAGTTGTTGCCTGTGATTGCTGAGCTTAGTGAGCTTAGGATTTTATCGCTTCCCTTTAATGGTTTTGATGGAGAATTTCCTGGTGAAATTTGGGCCATGGAGAAGCTTGAGGTTCTTGATCTAGAGGGAAATTCAGTAACTGGGTCGGTGCCTGTTCAGTTTGTGGGCTTGAGGAATTTGCGCGTTCTTAATCTCGGGTTTAATAGGATTGTGGGGGAGATACCGAGCTCACTTTCAAATTGTGTGAGCTTAGAGATCTTGAACTTAGCAGGGAACAATTTGAACGGGACGGTTCCGGGGTTTGTTGGTGGGTTGAGGGGGGTGTATTTACCGTTTAATCGGCTTACTGGGCAGGTTCCTAGAGAGATTGGGGAGAATTGTCCGAAGCTTGAGCATCTAGACTTGTCTGATAATGTCTTGGTCGGTGGAATTCCCCGGAGTTTGGGGAATTGTGATAAGTTGCAGTCGCTTTTGTTGTATTCAAATTTGTTGGAAGAGGCTATTCCGGCTGAGCTAGGTCAGCTTCAGAAGCTTCAAGTGTTGGATGTTTCAAGGAATAGTTTAAGCGATCAGATACCTTCTGAGCTTGGGAAGTGTTCTGAATTGTCTGTTCTAGTGCTATCAAATCTGTTTGATCCACATCCGAGAGTAAATGATACAAACGGGGACTCTTCGCCAGAGCAAGGGGGTCCAAtgaatgatgattttaattattttcaaggCACGATTCCTGTGGAAATCACAATGCTTCCTAAGTTGAGAGTATTATGGGCACCAAGGGCAACTCTTGAGGGCACATTCCCAAGTAGTTGGGGTGCTTGCGAGAACTTAGAGATGATCAATTTGGCTCAGAATTTTTTCACTGGGGAATTTCCTGAAGGGCTTAGTCACTGCAAGAAGCTTCATTTCCTAGACATAAGCTCAAACAGGCTTACTGGGGAGCTTGTTGATGGACTTCCCGTTCCTTGTATGACTGTCTTTGATGTCAGTGGGAATGCGTTGTCAGGTCAAATCCCTAAATTTTATGAAAGCACTTGCCCTCCTGATCCTTCATCAAATGGAAGTCTTCCCGAACGTGGGAGTGGCCCATCCTCTTTGTATCTATCATTTTTTACTTCTAAAGCCCAAGCTGGATATCCTCAATCACTTGGAGAGGATGGTGGTCTTGCTGTATTTCACAATTTTAGGCACAATAACTTTACTGGCACTATCCAGTCTATGCCAATTGCAGCTGAAAGATTGGGAAAGCAAACAGTTTACACATTTCTTGCTGGGGAAAACAGGCTCACCGGACCATTTCCTGGTACCTTATTTGAGAAGTGCGAAGTATTGGATGCACTGATTGTCAATGTTAGCTACAATCAAATATATGGTCAAATTCCTGCTGAATTTGGTACAAGGTGCAaatctcttaaattttttgatgCATCTGCAAATCAAATTACTGGACCCATTCCCCCCAGTTTTGGGGAGTTGGTGTCCCTTGTTGCCCTTAACTTGAGTTGGAACCTGTTGCATGGTCAAATACCTTCCAATCTCAGTGAGATAAGGGACCTGAAGCATCTCTCTTTGGCTGGTAATAACCTGACTGGCTTCATTCCTTCTAGCTTGGGGCAGTTGCAATATTTGGAAGAGCTGGACCTTTCATCAAACTCTCTCACTGGGGAAATTCCGAAAGATCTTGAAAACTTGAAACACCTGACTGTTCTTCTGCTTAACAACAATAATCTCTCCGGGCAGATTCCTGCTGGTTTGGCCCATGTAACCACGCTCTCAGCATTCAATGTTTCCTTCAATAATTTGTCTGGGTCGCTGCCATTGAATGGTAACTTGATGAAATGCAGTAGTGCTCTTGGTAATCCATATCTACAGTCTTGCTCTATGTCTCTGGCTTCGCAATCTTCAGATTCGCAAGGAGCGGATAGCAATTCAAATTCTGATACTGCTACTACACCATCCCAAGGAAGTCGGAATAATGGTTTCAATTCAATTGAGATAGCATCCATAACATCTGCATCAGCCATTGTCTCAGTTCTTCTTGCTCTGATTGTGCTATTCTTCTATACCCGAAAGTGGAACCCAAAGTCTAAAGTTACTGGGTCTGTCAGGAAGGAAGTAACTGTATTTACTGATATTGGGGTTCCATTGACCTTTGACAATGTTGTACGGGCCACAGCAAATTTCAATGCGAGCAACTGTATAGGGAATGGAGGTTTTGGGGCAACCTACAAGGCAGAGATCTCACCTGGCGTCCTAGTGGCAATAAAACGGCTTGCAGTTGGTCGATTCCAGGGGGTTCAACAGTTCCATGCAGAAATTAAAACCCTTGGAAGGCTCCGTCATCCAAATCTCGTTACTTTGATTGGTTATCATGCCAGTGAAACAGAGATGTTCCTTATCTATAATTATTTGCCAGGTGGTAATTTGGAAAAGTTCATCCAGGAAAGATCCACAAGGGCAGTGGATTGGAGGATACTTCACAAGATTGCACTGGATATAGCCCGTGCTCTTGCCTACTTACATGATCAGTGCGTACCGCGTGTCCTTCATCGCGACGTGAAGCCCAGCAATATCTTGTTGGATGATGATTTCAATGCTTATCTGTCTGACTTTGGATTGGCTAGACTTTTGGGAACTTCAGAAACACACGCTACCACTGGTGTGGCTGGAACTTTTGGATATGTTGCTCCAGAATATGCAATGACATGCCGTGTATCCGACAAGGCTGATGTGTACAGTTATGGTGTGGTGCTTCTTGAGTTACTCTCAGACAAGAAAGCTCTGGATCCTTCATTTTCCTCGTATGGGAATGGTTTCAACATTGTTGCTTGGGCATGTATGCTCCTCCGACAGGGCCGTGCAAAGGAGTTCTTTACTGCAGGGTTATGGGATGCAGGTCCCCATGACGATTTAGTAGAAGTTTTGCACTTGGCAGTTGTGTGTACGGTTGACTCTCTCTCTACCAGGCCTACAATGAAGCAGGTTGTACGACGGCTGAAGCAACTTCAACCCCCATCATGTTAA
- the LOC132181270 gene encoding ninja-family protein AFP3, whose protein sequence is MGQAEDIGSRDLQQISMQMSNLPRDLSQRLLSGNHFPRKFEEQNEHTEELELSLGLSLNGRFGVDPLRAQHLIRSSSIPDFANPGRDKDAACVVPMACAPLIRTCSLPTETEEWRKRKELQTLRRMEAKRKRSEKQRNSKAGRDRNRDICVEESFEEDMMVESGDGNSQKAQCVKVLNEFSCSVGLTRGVSGGRGGCGVELNGGKGNGLDCCDLEEVPQPPPLSQGSIGSQGSGSSVISESDSQPALARMNKCVEARSPSSAQSSPESEQKPGVYTGTRINGKSNKFAAVVTQNQSNKPTDADKEAKDIVRNVLEGMPSVSTRGDGPNGKRIEGFLYRYRKGEEVRIVCVCHGNFLSPAEFVKHAGGGDVAHPLKHIVVNPTPFL, encoded by the exons atgggaCAAGCTGAGGATATTGGAAGCAGAGACCTCCAACAAATTTCCATGCAAATGAGCAATCTTCCGAGAGATCTGTCGCAGAGACTTTTATCAGGGAATCATTTTCCTCGAAAATTCGAAGAACAAAACGAACATACAGAGGAGCTTGAGCTAAGCCTGGGGCTCTCATTGAATGGCCGGTTTGGTGTAGACCCTTTAAGAGCCCAGCACCTCATAAGGTCGTCCTCGATACCAGACTTTGCGAACCCGGGGAGAGACAAAGACGCGGCGTGTGTGGTACCTATGGCTTGCGCGCCGCTCATAAGGACGTGTTCTTTGCCTACGGAGACAGAGGAGTGGAGGAAGAGGAAGGAGTTGCAGACACTGAGGAGAATGGAGGCGAAGCGGAAGCGGTCAGAGAAGCAGAGGAATTCCAAGGCAGGGAGGGATCGGAACCGGGATATTTGTGTGGAGGAGAGCTTTGAGGAGGATATGATGGTGGAGAGTGGTGATGGGAATTCTCAGAAAGCGCAGTGTGTGAAAGTATTGAATGAGTTTTCGTGCTCGGTGGGGCTGACTCGGGGCGTTTCTGGTGGTAGAGGAGGTTGTGGGGTTGAATTGAATGGTGGAAAGGGGAATGGGTTGGATTGTTGTGATCTGGAGGAGGTGCCACAACCGCCACCATTATCACAGGGGTCAATTGGTTCCCAAGGGAGTGGGTCTTCTGTGATTTCGGAATCTGATAGCCAACCAGCTCTAG CAAGAATGAACAAATGCGTAGAAGCAAGAAGCCCCAGCAGTGCTCAGTCTTCACCAGAAAGTGAGCAGAAACCAGGAGTCTACACTGGGACGAGGATCAATGGAAAATCAAACAAGTTTGCTGCAGTGGTGACACAGAATCAGTCTAATAAACCTACGGATGCTGACAAGGAAGCTAAGGATATTGTGAGGAATGTGTTGGAAGGTATGCCCAGCGTGTCCACGAGGGGCGACGGCCCCAATGGAAAAAGGATAGAAGGTTTTCTTTACAGATATAGGAAGGGTGAGGAAGTGAGGATAGTTTGTGTTTGTCATGGCAACTTTCTATCTCCTGCCGAGTTTGTCAAGCATGCTGGCGGCGGTGATGTGGCACACCCCCTAAAACATATAGTAGTTAACCCAACTCCCTTTTTGTAA